A genomic segment from Actinoplanes sichuanensis encodes:
- a CDS encoding FHA domain-containing protein — protein MRFEVSKVLDAIEARLTTDPALARAVVDLAEVVRYADLDGGRPASLVRLGLLVDALGRYVSEENVPVYVVTPRGLLSDTDLTSNERMVVRRWADDGKVEVVPQVEDRVLEVAEMLGLPVLTRDREDRFRATRPWVAEPGRLLALVSAQGGPTLVARVGRGEATPPVPRSPLGERLLARVWRCPSLSCNSYGDGGDSDSPFADMRTYTSPVSQPPPTLRAGAPTCPRHGDRLKDVGPRPATEVFSVRIDGVIRQRFVVSEDRGMVVGRAPEGGSGVMLGQWLTDDARKWISRGHVQFTLRGGQVTVTDISMNGSGVRPGGSMDDDARITLRRDESRVLAEDDIVELYHAVLIGRSKLWASGGNVQPESVMGEAPTMAFRPVGR, from the coding sequence GTGAGATTCGAGGTCAGCAAGGTCCTCGACGCCATCGAGGCGAGGCTCACCACCGACCCGGCCCTCGCCCGGGCTGTGGTGGATCTGGCAGAAGTAGTCCGTTATGCGGATCTCGATGGTGGTCGTCCGGCCAGCCTGGTCCGCCTCGGATTGTTGGTGGACGCGCTCGGGCGCTATGTCTCCGAGGAGAATGTTCCGGTCTACGTGGTGACACCGCGTGGCCTGCTCTCCGACACCGATCTCACGTCCAACGAGCGGATGGTGGTCCGCCGCTGGGCCGACGACGGCAAGGTCGAGGTCGTGCCCCAGGTCGAGGACCGGGTGCTGGAGGTGGCCGAGATGCTCGGCCTGCCGGTGCTGACCCGTGACCGGGAAGATCGGTTCCGGGCCACCCGTCCGTGGGTGGCCGAGCCGGGCCGGCTGTTGGCCCTGGTGTCGGCGCAGGGCGGCCCGACCCTGGTGGCCCGGGTGGGCCGGGGTGAGGCGACACCGCCGGTGCCGCGCTCGCCGCTGGGTGAGCGCCTGCTCGCCCGGGTGTGGCGCTGCCCGTCGTTGAGCTGCAACAGCTACGGCGACGGCGGTGACTCGGACAGCCCGTTCGCGGACATGCGGACATACACGAGCCCCGTCTCGCAGCCGCCGCCCACCCTGCGGGCCGGCGCGCCGACCTGTCCCCGGCACGGTGACCGGCTCAAGGATGTCGGCCCGCGCCCGGCGACCGAGGTCTTCTCGGTCCGCATCGACGGCGTGATCCGGCAGCGGTTCGTGGTCTCCGAGGACCGGGGCATGGTCGTCGGCCGGGCACCGGAGGGCGGCTCGGGGGTCATGCTCGGCCAGTGGTTGACCGACGACGCCCGCAAATGGATCAGCCGTGGCCACGTGCAGTTCACCCTGCGCGGTGGTCAGGTGACGGTGACCGACATCAGCATGAACGGGTCCGGGGTCCGGCCGGGTGGGTCGATGGACGACGACGCGCGGATCACCCTGCGGCGTGACGAGAGCCGGGTGCTGGCCGAGGACGACATCGTCGAGCTCTACCACGCCGTGCTGATCGGCCGGTCGAAACTCTGGGCCAGCGGCGGCAACGTCCAGCCCGAGTCGGTGATGGGCGAGGCCCCGACGATGGCGTTCCGCCCGGTCGGCCGCTGA
- the rocD gene encoding ornithine--oxo-acid transaminase, translating to MTTVEFRTPEALADAERWTAHNYHPLPVVVTEAEGAWVTDVDGVRYLDFLAGYSALNFGHRHPGLIAAAHAQLDRVTLTSRAFVHDQFGAFCRGLAELCGKDMVLPMNTGAEAVETAIKVARKWGYRVKGVADGQAEIIVAADNFHGRTTTIVSFSTDPDARADFGPYTPGFVVVPYGDLDAVRAAITPNTVAVLMEPIQGEAGVLVPPAGFLAGVRELCTDQNVLMIADEIQSGLGRTGKTFAIEHEGVVPDMYVLGKALGGGIVPVSAVAADRAVLGVLKPGEHGSTFGGNPLACAVGAEVVKLLETGEFQERSARLGARLHAGLEALIGQGVIAVRGRGLWAGVDIDPALMTGRQACERLARRGVLAKDTHGSTIRLAPPLVVTEEDLDHALAQLAVVLRG from the coding sequence GTGACGACCGTGGAATTCCGTACCCCCGAGGCCCTCGCGGATGCCGAACGCTGGACCGCCCACAACTATCACCCGCTGCCGGTGGTCGTCACCGAGGCCGAGGGCGCCTGGGTCACCGACGTCGACGGGGTCCGCTACCTCGACTTCCTGGCCGGGTACTCGGCGCTCAACTTCGGGCACCGACACCCCGGACTGATCGCCGCCGCGCACGCCCAGCTCGACCGGGTCACCCTGACCAGCCGGGCGTTCGTGCACGACCAGTTCGGCGCGTTCTGCCGCGGGCTCGCCGAGCTGTGCGGCAAGGACATGGTGCTGCCGATGAACACCGGCGCCGAAGCCGTCGAGACCGCGATCAAGGTGGCCCGCAAGTGGGGTTACCGGGTCAAGGGGGTGGCCGACGGGCAGGCCGAGATCATCGTCGCGGCGGACAACTTCCACGGGCGCACCACGACCATCGTCAGCTTCTCCACCGATCCCGACGCTCGGGCGGACTTCGGGCCGTACACGCCCGGGTTCGTGGTGGTGCCGTACGGCGACCTGGACGCGGTCCGGGCGGCGATCACCCCGAACACGGTGGCCGTGCTGATGGAACCGATCCAGGGTGAGGCGGGCGTGCTGGTGCCGCCGGCCGGATTCCTGGCCGGGGTCCGTGAGCTGTGCACCGACCAGAACGTGCTGATGATCGCCGACGAGATCCAGTCGGGTCTGGGGCGTACCGGCAAGACCTTCGCGATCGAGCACGAGGGCGTCGTCCCGGACATGTACGTGCTCGGTAAGGCGCTCGGCGGCGGCATCGTGCCGGTCTCCGCGGTGGCGGCCGACCGGGCGGTCCTCGGTGTGCTGAAGCCGGGCGAGCACGGCTCCACCTTCGGCGGCAACCCGCTTGCCTGCGCGGTCGGGGCCGAGGTGGTCAAGCTGCTGGAGACCGGTGAGTTCCAGGAGCGGTCGGCGCGGCTCGGCGCCCGGTTGCACGCCGGGCTGGAGGCGCTGATCGGCCAGGGCGTGATCGCGGTCCGCGGACGGGGCCTCTGGGCCGGCGTGGACATCGACCCGGCGCTGATGACCGGCCGGCAGGCCTGTGAGCGGCTCGCCCGGCGCGGGGTGCTGGCCAAGGACACCCACGGCTCGACGATCCGGCTGGCCCCGCCACTGGTGGTCACCGAGGAGGACCTGGACCACGCGCTGGCCCAGCTCGCTGTGGTCCTGCGCGGCTGA
- the ddaH gene encoding dimethylargininase has protein sequence MSLKRRYLMCRPTHFAVTYRINPWMDPTAPYDNALAVSQWENLRQAFLGLGHTVELIDPLPGLPDMVFAANGGTVVDGRVLGVQFRDAERADEAPAYASWFRERGFEVREPKHTNEGEGDILLAGDVLLAGTGFRTAHASHAETQEFLQRPVISLQLVDPAYYHLDTALCVLDERTIAYLPQAFSPGSQSVLRQLFPNAIIATPEDAAVLGLNAVSDGETVVLPEQATHLAGALRAAGYQTIGVDLSELRKAGGGPKCCTLEVRS, from the coding sequence ATGAGCCTGAAGCGCCGCTACCTGATGTGCCGGCCCACCCACTTCGCCGTCACATACCGGATCAACCCGTGGATGGACCCCACGGCGCCGTACGACAACGCGCTGGCGGTCAGCCAATGGGAGAACCTGCGGCAGGCGTTCCTCGGACTCGGCCACACCGTCGAGCTGATCGACCCGCTGCCCGGGCTGCCCGACATGGTGTTCGCCGCGAACGGTGGCACCGTCGTCGACGGCCGCGTCCTGGGCGTGCAGTTCCGCGACGCCGAGCGGGCCGACGAGGCCCCGGCGTACGCGTCCTGGTTCCGGGAGCGCGGCTTCGAGGTGCGCGAGCCCAAGCACACCAACGAGGGCGAGGGCGACATCCTGCTCGCCGGAGACGTGCTGCTGGCCGGCACCGGGTTCCGGACCGCGCACGCGTCGCACGCCGAGACCCAGGAGTTCCTCCAGCGCCCGGTGATCTCTCTGCAGCTCGTCGACCCGGCCTACTACCACCTGGACACCGCGCTCTGCGTGCTCGACGAGCGCACCATCGCGTACCTGCCGCAGGCCTTCTCGCCGGGTTCACAATCCGTGCTCCGGCAGCTCTTCCCGAATGCGATCATCGCAACGCCGGAGGATGCCGCCGTGCTCGGCCTGAACGCGGTCAGCGACGGCGAGACCGTCGTGCTGCCCGAGCAGGCCACCCACCTGGCCGGGGCGCTGCGCGCGGCCGGCTATCAGACCATCGGGGTCGACCTGTCCGAGCTGCGTAAGGCCGGCGGTGGTCCCAAGTGCTGCACGCTGGAGGTCCGGTCATGA
- a CDS encoding ATP-dependent Clp protease proteolytic subunit gives MSIETTMRGGGASFDDQVFDRLLRERIIFLGSEVNDEVTNRICAQMLLLASEDSERDIALYINSPGGSISAGMAVYDTMQYIKNDVATIAMGMAASMGQFLLCAGTPGKRYALPHARVMMHQLSGGIGGTAADIAIQAESMLHIKQVMNERIAFHSGHTPEEIERDSDRDRWFTAQQAKDYGLVDHVISKATDVNAVNSLV, from the coding sequence ATGAGCATTGAGACGACCATGCGGGGCGGCGGCGCGTCCTTCGACGATCAGGTGTTCGACCGGCTGCTGCGCGAGCGGATCATCTTCCTCGGCAGCGAGGTGAACGACGAGGTGACCAACCGGATCTGCGCGCAGATGCTCCTGCTCGCCTCCGAGGACTCCGAGCGGGACATCGCGCTCTACATCAATTCGCCGGGTGGTTCGATCAGCGCCGGCATGGCGGTGTACGACACCATGCAGTACATCAAGAACGACGTGGCGACCATCGCGATGGGCATGGCCGCGTCGATGGGCCAGTTCCTGCTCTGCGCCGGCACCCCCGGTAAGCGGTACGCGCTGCCGCACGCCCGGGTGATGATGCACCAGCTCTCCGGCGGCATCGGCGGCACCGCGGCCGACATCGCCATCCAGGCCGAGAGCATGCTGCACATCAAGCAGGTGATGAACGAGCGGATCGCCTTCCACTCCGGCCACACCCCGGAGGAGATCGAGCGTGACTCCGACCGTGACCGCTGGTTCACCGCCCAGCAGGCCAAGGACTACGGCCTGGTCGACCACGTGATCAGCAAGGCCACCGATGTGAACGCGGTGAACTCGCTGGTCTGA
- a CDS encoding Fpg/Nei family DNA glycosylase has product MPEGHTIHRLAIRHRELFAGDPVTAVSPQGRFTAGAALIDGRRLLDTEAYGKHLLHHYEGERTLHVHLGLYGKFADGELPAPVPVGQVRMALTGSDHWLELRGPTACEVLDPGAVDVLRSRLGADPLRDDADPAAAFARVRASTKPLFALLMDQSIVAGCGLIYANETLFRAGLSPETPGAAIDADRWTAIWDDLRSLMKEGVLRGRIDTVHTQHTPEVMQRAPRVDRHGGEVYVYRRPGRPCLVCGTPIARDELAGRNLYWCPVCQPVTRSRRRSGWPRVPRSTG; this is encoded by the coding sequence GTGCCGGAGGGACATACCATTCACCGCCTCGCGATCCGCCATCGTGAGCTCTTCGCCGGGGATCCGGTCACCGCGGTCAGCCCGCAGGGCCGCTTCACCGCGGGCGCCGCACTGATCGACGGGCGGCGACTCCTCGACACCGAGGCGTACGGCAAGCATCTGCTCCACCACTACGAGGGCGAGCGCACCCTGCACGTGCACCTCGGCCTCTACGGCAAGTTCGCCGACGGGGAGTTGCCCGCGCCCGTGCCGGTGGGTCAGGTCCGGATGGCACTGACCGGTTCCGATCACTGGCTGGAGCTGCGTGGCCCGACCGCCTGCGAGGTCCTCGACCCGGGCGCGGTCGACGTGCTGCGGTCCCGGCTGGGCGCCGACCCGCTGCGTGACGACGCCGACCCGGCCGCCGCCTTCGCCCGGGTCCGTGCCAGCACCAAACCGCTGTTCGCCCTGCTCATGGACCAGTCCATCGTCGCCGGGTGCGGCCTGATCTACGCCAACGAGACGCTGTTCCGGGCCGGGCTGTCGCCGGAGACGCCCGGTGCCGCGATCGACGCCGACCGCTGGACGGCGATCTGGGACGATCTGCGGTCGCTGATGAAGGAGGGTGTGCTGCGCGGCCGGATCGACACCGTGCACACCCAGCACACCCCGGAGGTGATGCAGCGGGCGCCGCGGGTCGACCGGCACGGCGGAGAGGTGTATGTCTACCGTCGCCCCGGCCGGCCCTGCCTGGTCTGTGGCACCCCGATCGCCCGGGACGAGCTGGCCGGCCGGAACCTCTACTGGTGCCCGGTCTGCCAGCCGGTCACACGGTCGCGGCGCCGCTCGGGGTGGCCGCGGGTGCCTCGGTCGACGGGGTGA
- a CDS encoding polysaccharide deacetylase family protein, translating into MSPHAPLSPAPTSRAISPATGRHRAPDPVADDNPAPSTASRLNSLRAAIVTASGATIPAPRSARHRAGAYESYGTARTVVRVDETGRAARRRSQNRRSPSDRSAGGAHRAPSTMPVEAWVAAAKSRPQVLLGTLVAAGLLLTAVPTIPQEDGGSASVMTAAAEAVGVISKPERKKPAPDREPDPVAAAPAATRTDEPESPDPQSTPTAKPTEKAQQVVVPAGDGPFNSLRTTGSDVVMLSFDDGPDPVETPKILAMLDKYQVKAVFCLVGTQARRHPDLVRQIVEGGHVLCNHTWNHDLKIGGKKANQIKADLERTNAAIRAAVPDAEIPYFRAPGGNFTDRLVKTAYVDGMTSLYWEVDPRDWEHPEGETSAEHIKRVIAQVKKETRPGAIVLSHDFNQPDTTAAYEELLPWLVANFKVGIPGAETPEPTPSTPTPDPTPSVTPSTEAPAATPSGAATV; encoded by the coding sequence ATGTCGCCGCACGCCCCCCTCTCACCTGCGCCGACGTCCCGCGCGATCAGCCCGGCCACCGGGCGGCACCGAGCACCCGATCCGGTCGCCGACGACAACCCGGCTCCGTCCACGGCGTCCAGGCTGAACAGCCTGCGCGCCGCGATCGTCACCGCCTCCGGCGCGACCATCCCGGCTCCCCGGTCGGCACGGCACCGCGCGGGCGCGTACGAATCGTATGGAACCGCCCGGACCGTCGTCCGCGTCGACGAAACCGGCCGCGCCGCCCGCCGTCGTTCGCAGAACCGCCGGTCCCCATCGGACCGGTCCGCCGGAGGCGCGCACCGCGCGCCCTCGACCATGCCGGTCGAGGCCTGGGTCGCCGCCGCGAAGAGCCGGCCACAGGTGCTGCTCGGCACTCTGGTCGCCGCCGGCCTGCTGCTCACCGCCGTGCCCACGATCCCGCAGGAGGACGGCGGCAGCGCCTCGGTGATGACCGCCGCCGCCGAGGCGGTCGGTGTGATCAGCAAGCCGGAGCGGAAGAAGCCCGCGCCGGACCGCGAGCCGGACCCGGTCGCCGCCGCACCGGCCGCCACCCGCACGGACGAGCCCGAGTCGCCGGATCCACAGTCGACACCGACCGCCAAGCCCACCGAGAAGGCGCAGCAGGTCGTGGTGCCGGCCGGTGACGGGCCGTTCAACTCGTTGCGGACCACCGGTTCCGACGTGGTGATGCTCAGCTTCGACGACGGGCCCGACCCGGTCGAGACACCGAAGATCCTGGCGATGCTGGACAAGTACCAGGTGAAGGCGGTGTTCTGCCTGGTCGGCACGCAGGCCCGGCGGCACCCCGACCTGGTCCGGCAGATCGTCGAGGGCGGTCACGTGCTGTGCAACCACACGTGGAACCACGACCTGAAGATCGGCGGCAAGAAGGCGAACCAGATCAAGGCTGATCTGGAACGGACGAACGCGGCCATCCGTGCGGCGGTTCCGGACGCCGAGATCCCGTACTTCCGGGCACCCGGCGGCAACTTCACCGACCGGCTGGTCAAGACCGCCTACGTCGACGGCATGACCTCGCTCTACTGGGAGGTCGACCCGCGTGACTGGGAGCACCCGGAGGGCGAGACCTCGGCGGAGCACATCAAGCGGGTGATCGCCCAGGTCAAGAAGGAGACCCGGCCCGGCGCGATCGTGCTGTCGCACGACTTCAACCAACCGGACACCACCGCGGCGTACGAGGAACTGCTGCCCTGGCTGGTGGCGAACTTCAAGGTCGGCATCCCCGGCGCCGAGACTCCGGAGCCCACCCCGTCGACGCCCACGCCGGATCCGACGCCGTCGGTCACCCCGTCGACCGAGGCACCCGCGGCCACCCCGAGCGGCGCCGCGACCGTGTGA
- a CDS encoding carboxylate-amine ligase, producing METAISPELAAKAERDDLLTLGVEEEYLLVDPVEPRAAEAVDAVFAELPGDLREGVQHEFYRTQIEVASPPQLELDGLATSLRRLRTGVAAAARRAGARLVAVGTGPAAGHNARIVDDERYHRMRDRFGDLSPGQGMCGTHVHVSIPDPETGVRVLNHLRPWLPVLQAATANSPLSGGRDTGYASWRSMLWERWPTVGPTPYLRSHEHYLTLISDLEASGAMLDAGMLYWYARLSANYPTVEIRMGDVMPTADDAVLLAALTRALVGTLLREVRAGTEAPDVEHPLLMAAHWRAAHDGLEGLNIDMATREPRPAWRLMRQLFDYVRPELERHGDLATVTVLLEQLRERGTGAARQRALLAGGASIGDVVDWLARTTAGEHAPTD from the coding sequence ATGGAGACCGCCATCTCGCCCGAGCTCGCCGCGAAAGCCGAGCGTGACGACCTTCTCACCCTCGGCGTCGAAGAGGAGTACCTTCTCGTCGACCCGGTCGAGCCCCGGGCGGCGGAAGCGGTGGACGCGGTCTTCGCCGAGCTGCCCGGCGACCTGCGCGAGGGAGTGCAGCACGAGTTCTACCGGACCCAGATCGAGGTGGCCAGCCCGCCACAGCTCGAACTGGACGGCCTCGCGACGTCCCTGCGCCGGCTGCGCACCGGGGTGGCGGCCGCGGCACGGCGGGCCGGCGCCCGACTCGTCGCGGTCGGCACCGGACCGGCCGCCGGCCACAACGCACGGATCGTCGACGACGAGCGGTACCACCGGATGCGGGACCGGTTCGGTGACCTCTCCCCCGGCCAGGGCATGTGCGGCACCCACGTGCACGTCAGCATCCCCGACCCGGAGACCGGTGTGCGGGTGCTCAACCACCTGCGCCCGTGGCTGCCGGTGCTCCAGGCGGCCACCGCCAACTCGCCACTGTCCGGCGGACGCGACACCGGCTACGCCAGCTGGCGCTCGATGCTCTGGGAACGCTGGCCGACCGTGGGCCCGACGCCGTACCTGCGCTCGCACGAGCACTACCTGACCCTGATCAGCGACCTCGAGGCGAGCGGCGCGATGCTCGACGCGGGGATGCTCTACTGGTATGCCCGGCTGTCGGCGAACTATCCGACGGTGGAGATCCGGATGGGCGACGTGATGCCCACCGCCGACGACGCGGTGCTGCTGGCCGCGCTGACCCGGGCACTGGTCGGCACCCTGCTGCGCGAGGTCCGGGCCGGGACCGAGGCGCCGGACGTCGAGCACCCGCTGCTCATGGCGGCACACTGGCGGGCCGCACACGACGGCCTGGAGGGCTTGAACATCGACATGGCGACCCGCGAGCCGCGCCCGGCGTGGCGGCTGATGCGGCAGCTGTTCGACTACGTACGCCCGGAGTTGGAACGTCACGGCGACCTCGCCACCGTGACCGTCCTGTTGGAACAGCTGCGGGAACGGGGCACCGGCGCGGCCCGACAGCGGGCACTGCTCGCCGGCGGGGCATCGATAGGTGACGTGGTCGATTGGCTGGCCCGCACGACGGCCGGTGAGCACGCTCCCACGGATTAG
- a CDS encoding carbohydrate-binding protein has translation MRIPRKLLAVATAILAVGASVTFVANADAAVPAAPAGMSLVFSDDFTGASGTGLNRSNWLYSTGTGYPGGAANWGTGEIETMTDSTANVYQDGAGNLVIKPIRDSAGRWTSGRVETQRTDFAAPAGGKMRMEARIQQPNVTGAAAAGYWPAFWALGAAARPVGATNWPSIGEIDILENINGRSSVFSALHCGSNPGGPCNETTGLTSGERACSGCLGAFHTYAMEYDRSTSPEQLRFYLDGNNYFTLTSNAVDSTTWNNALHHGFFMILNVAIGGGFPAAFGGGPTSATQSGVPMVIDYVAVYQSGGGTTPTSPTPTATGGTSRDAYSRIEAESFNGSAGVQVETCSEGGQNVSYIANGDWLQFNNVNFGTGGVKDFVGRVASGAGTAISGLVEVRLDSRSNAPIGSFALANTGGWQTWTSVPANVSNVTGSHTVYLTFTSGQPADFVNVNWIQFRK, from the coding sequence ATGAGAATCCCCCGAAAACTGCTGGCCGTGGCCACGGCGATACTCGCCGTCGGCGCCTCGGTGACCTTCGTGGCCAACGCCGACGCCGCGGTCCCCGCCGCACCGGCCGGCATGTCACTCGTCTTCAGCGACGACTTCACCGGCGCCTCGGGTACCGGCCTCAACCGGTCCAACTGGCTCTACTCGACCGGCACCGGATATCCCGGCGGCGCCGCCAACTGGGGCACCGGCGAGATCGAGACGATGACCGACTCGACCGCGAACGTCTACCAGGACGGCGCCGGCAACCTGGTGATCAAACCGATCCGGGACTCGGCCGGCCGCTGGACCTCCGGCCGGGTGGAGACCCAGCGCACCGACTTCGCCGCCCCGGCCGGCGGCAAGATGCGGATGGAGGCCCGCATCCAGCAGCCCAACGTGACGGGCGCGGCCGCGGCCGGTTACTGGCCGGCCTTCTGGGCGCTCGGCGCGGCGGCCCGCCCGGTCGGCGCGACCAACTGGCCCAGCATCGGTGAGATCGACATCCTGGAGAACATCAACGGCCGGTCCAGCGTCTTCTCGGCCCTGCACTGCGGCAGCAACCCGGGCGGCCCGTGCAACGAGACCACCGGTCTGACCAGCGGCGAACGCGCTTGCAGCGGCTGCCTCGGCGCCTTCCACACGTACGCCATGGAGTACGACCGCAGCACCTCGCCCGAGCAGCTGCGCTTCTACCTGGACGGGAACAACTACTTCACGCTCACCTCGAACGCGGTCGACTCGACCACCTGGAACAACGCCCTGCACCACGGGTTCTTCATGATCCTCAACGTGGCGATCGGTGGCGGGTTCCCGGCGGCGTTCGGCGGCGGTCCGACCTCGGCCACCCAGTCCGGCGTGCCGATGGTGATCGACTACGTGGCCGTCTACCAGTCCGGTGGTGGCACCACGCCGACCAGCCCGACCCCGACCGCGACCGGCGGGACCAGCCGGGACGCGTACTCCCGGATCGAGGCCGAGTCGTTCAACGGCTCCGCCGGCGTGCAGGTGGAGACCTGTTCCGAGGGCGGCCAGAACGTCAGCTACATCGCGAACGGCGACTGGCTCCAGTTCAACAACGTCAACTTCGGGACCGGCGGGGTGAAGGACTTCGTGGGCCGGGTCGCGTCCGGTGCCGGAACCGCGATCAGCGGTCTGGTCGAGGTACGCCTGGACAGTCGCAGCAACGCCCCGATCGGCAGTTTCGCCCTCGCCAACACCGGCGGCTGGCAGACCTGGACCTCGGTCCCCGCCAACGTGTCGAACGTGACCGGCTCGCACACCGTCTACCTGACCTTCACCAGCGGCCAGCCGGCCGACTTCGTGAACGTCAATTGGATCCAGTTCCGCAAGTGA
- a CDS encoding DedA family protein, with amino-acid sequence MADGDLSNLGGLTGWVASVIDSLGEVGVGMLVALENLIPPIPSEIVLSMAGFLAGEGRVNLVLVWVTATIGALVGAVALYWLGRGLGEERLKHWLDRIPLVDADDLNKADRWFEKHERAAVLFGRCAPVVRSLVSIPAGANRMPMGQFMLYTTIGSGVWNALFIGAGYALGSRWSDVEQYAQWFDYAIIAFFALAIGSWVVKKVRKRRQRAAARAR; translated from the coding sequence ATGGCCGACGGCGATCTCAGCAATCTCGGTGGACTGACCGGCTGGGTGGCCTCGGTGATCGACTCGCTCGGCGAGGTCGGCGTCGGGATGCTGGTCGCGCTGGAGAACCTGATTCCGCCGATCCCGAGCGAGATCGTCCTGTCGATGGCCGGGTTCCTGGCCGGCGAGGGACGGGTCAACCTGGTGCTGGTCTGGGTGACCGCGACGATCGGCGCCCTGGTCGGCGCGGTGGCGCTCTACTGGCTGGGCCGGGGGCTCGGCGAGGAGCGGCTGAAGCACTGGCTCGACCGGATCCCACTTGTCGACGCGGACGATCTGAACAAGGCCGACCGCTGGTTCGAGAAGCACGAGCGGGCGGCGGTGCTCTTCGGGCGCTGCGCCCCCGTGGTGCGCAGCCTGGTCTCCATCCCGGCCGGCGCCAACCGGATGCCGATGGGGCAGTTCATGCTCTACACGACGATCGGCAGCGGGGTGTGGAACGCGCTGTTCATCGGCGCCGGTTACGCGCTCGGTTCCCGCTGGTCGGACGTGGAGCAGTACGCGCAGTGGTTCGACTACGCGATCATCGCGTTCTTCGCGCTCGCGATCGGGTCCTGGGTGGTGAAGAAGGTGCGCAAGCGGCGGCAGCGCGCCGCCGCCCGCGCACGCTGA
- a CDS encoding PadR family transcriptional regulator: MTETPMREPTFLVLTALAEEPRHGYAVIEDVAGMTGGRVRLRAGTLYAALDRLRAEGLIEVDREEVVQSRLRRYYRLTGAGEQSLATETARLRAQATIAERRLHARQTRLGGATT, from the coding sequence ATGACTGAGACGCCGATGCGGGAGCCGACGTTTCTCGTGCTCACCGCCCTGGCCGAGGAGCCACGCCACGGTTACGCCGTGATCGAGGACGTGGCCGGTATGACCGGTGGGCGGGTGCGGCTGCGCGCAGGCACCCTCTACGCCGCCCTCGACCGGCTACGCGCCGAGGGCCTGATCGAGGTCGACCGCGAAGAGGTGGTGCAGTCCCGGCTGCGGCGCTACTACCGGCTCACGGGGGCCGGCGAGCAGAGCCTGGCCACCGAGACCGCCCGCCTACGCGCCCAGGCGACCATCGCCGAGCGCCGCCTGCACGCCCGCCAGACCCGACTCGGGGGAGCCACCACGTGA